In Holophagaceae bacterium, the sequence GACGGGCAGGCTTCGGATGCCTTCGGGAACCAGGTGGACTTCAAGAACACCATCATCATCATGACCTCTAATGTAGGGAGCAGAGAATTGCTGGCGGACAAGAACATGGGCTTCCTGGAGCAGGACGCCCGTCCGGACGCCAAGGCCGCGGACGTGATGAAGGTCCTCAAGCGCTCCTTCAGCCCGGAATTCCTGAACCGCATCGACGAGACCGTGGTCTTCAACCGCCTGGGCGACGAGGACCTGCGGCGGATCGTGCGCCTGTTGGTGGAAGACCTGAACCTCACCCTCCAGAAGCACAACTTGCGCGTGGAACTCAATGACGATGCCTGCGACCACCTGGTGAAGACCACGGCCCGGGACCGGGCCTATGGCGCCCGCCCCCTGCGCCGCGCCATCCAGAAGCAGGTCGAGGATCCCCTCGCGGAGCTCATGGTCGCCCATGAAACGGTGCCGTCGGGCATCGTGCGCTTCCACCTGGAAGAGAACAAGCTGGTGCCAGTCTTCGAAGAAGCCGCGGCTTCGGAATCGCAGGCCAATCAAACGCAATTGGTGGGAGCCGCCGAATGACATTGAAGACCCAGATCAAACACTGGGCGGCCGCCCGGTGTGTGGGGGGCCTGTTGCCTCTCATGCTCGTGGCGGGGACACCCGCCATCCTGCGCGCCCAGGAGGCCGAACCCATCGTGGCCATCGAGGTGGCCGGAGCCCAGAAGCAGACCGCGGAGACCGTGATCTTCAAGTCCGGCGTCAAGGTGGGCGATGATCTGCGCAACCTGGATCTGGCCAAGATCCTGGAAAAGATGTGGGCTTCGGGCTCCTTCGACGACATCAAGTTCGAAGTCCAGGATGACAAGACGAAGGCCGGCAAGAAGCTCATCATCATCATTCGCGAACGCCCCATCATCAAGGAAGTGGATTACCGGGGCGGCACCGAGCTGGGACTCACCAACATCAAGGACAAGGTCAAGGAGAAGAAGCTGGCCATCGCGGCGGATTCGCTCTACGACCCGGACGCCGCGCGCAAGATCAAGGATTTGATCGTGGACCAGGCCGCGGAAAAGGGGTTCCGCAACCCGGTGGTGGACGTGAATCTGGAGACCATGGGCGCCGGCGTGGCCCGCCTGGTCTTCGACATCAAGGAAGGCGGCAAGGCCCGCATCTACTCGATCAAATTCCGAGGCAACAAGGTGTTTTCCAGCGGACAGCTGGCCCGCGCCATGGCGAAGACCCGCCGCCACTGGTCCTTCAGCTGGCTGACCTCCCACGACCTGCTGGTGGACAAGAACCTCGAAGAGGACCTGAAGCACGTCAAGGAAGCCTATTGGCGGAGAGGCTACAAGGATGTGTTCGTGGGCCAGCCCACCATCGAGGTGCAGGACTTCACCACCGCCAAGCAGAAAAAGAAGAACCTCAAGCGGGAGAGGGAAGCCAAATCGCCCAAGTACGACCTCCGCGCCACCTTGGTGGTGCCTGTGCTGGAAGGCGAACAGTATTACGAAGGCACCTTCAAGGTCGAGGGCAACGAGAAGGTGTTCAAGGAAAAGTATTTCCGGGAGAAGTACGCGGAGATGAAGCGGGACAACCGCTCGGTTGTAGCCAAATTCCTCAACTTCAAGCCATCGACCGAGGACCAGCCCGCCCAGAAGGCCCGTCCTTTCGACCTCGACGCCCTGACCAAGGCGATGGACAAGATCAAGGAAGGCTATAGCAATGCGAGCTACATCCTGTATCGCGCGGAGAAAAAGCTGGAAACGCGCGAGGAGGCAGGACGCAAGCTGGTGGACACCACGCTGAAGGTCGATGAAGGCGAACCCTTCACCATCCGGCGCATCGAATTCGAGGGCAACACCACCACCAAGGACAAGGTGCTCCGCAGGTCGCTGCGCCTGCGGGAAGGCGATCCATTCTCATCCGAGGAGTTCAAGGATTCCTTCACGGGCCTCGGCCAGCTGGGCTTCTTCGACGTGAAGAACCAGGAGCCCAAAGTGGACCTCGTGCCCAACAAGCCGCAGGTGGACATCACCATCAAAGGCGAAGAAGCGGGCGTCAACGAATTGCTGTTCCAGGGCGGCTACGGGCAGCTTTTCGGCTTCTCGCTGGGGGCCAGCTTCTCCACGAAGAACCTCGGCGGCGGCGGTGAGAGCCTCGCGGTCAGTTTCAACGGCGGCCAGTTCTCCAAGAGCGCGTCCATCTCCTACGTGGAGCCCTATGTCCTGGATCTGCCCTATTCGTTTTCCGCGAGCGTGTCCAATGGCACCACGGACTATGACGCCTCCCGGGTGGGCGCCAGCAATGCCTATAAGCAGTTCACCCGTTCCCTGGGCCTCAACACCGGCACCAGGCTTTCCACCTTCTTCCCCCAGAGCCGCTGGGCCTTCTTCACCACCTATTCCGTGGGCTACACCTTCAGCATCATCCGCATCGAAGGCGGCCGGAATATCTACTACCGCGATGCCAACAGCCAGCTCACCTCGACCTTCAACCAGAGCATCGAGTTCAATACGGTCAACCATCCCTACAAGCCCACCCAGGGCACGCGCTTCGGAATGAGCCTGGAGTACGGCGGCTGGCAGTTCGGCGGCGACAAGCCTTCCCTGCGGGCCAACTGGAGCTTTTCGAAGTACGCCAATCTGGCCGATCGCCACATCTTCGCCGCGAACCTCAGCTACGGCTATCTCCAGGGCCTTGGGAATGAAGTCTTGCCGCTCTACCAGCTCTACCGGCCCGGCGGGGAGAACAGCATCCGCGGCTATAGGTATGGCCAGGTGGGTTCGCTGCTGCTGGACAACTTCGGCAATCCGGTGGTCGTGGGCGGAAACAAGCAATTCATCGCCAACCTGGAATACCAGTTCAAGGTGGCTGATCCCTTCCGGCTGGTGGTGTTCTATGACGCAGGCAACGCCTGGGCTCCGGGCACGAAAATTTTCTCCAGCGATTTTGTGAGCTACACCCTGGGCACCCAGACCATCGCCTATAAAAATCCGACCTTGCTCCGCAGCGTGGGCGTGGAATTGCGGTTCTTCCTGCCCATCAGCCCTGCACCGTTGAGGCTGATCTGGTCGCGCAAGCTCAACCCCTATCCTTTCGATCCCGAGGGCCAGAACGATTTCCAGTTCAGCATCGGGACGACCTTTTAGCGGGATCATTGCCCCGATCTGCGATAAACTGACTTCTTTGTGATTGGAGCCCCCATGCGCCGAATTCTCGCCCTTGCAGCCCTCGCCACCCTCGCCTCGGCCCCCGTGCTGGCCCAGGAAGCACCGGCCCCCCGCTTCGCCATTTTCGCCCCGGACCAGCTCTTCAAGACCTCCAGCCGGGCCAAGAAAGTCGTGGAGCAGTTGGATGTGGTCGGCAAAGGTCTGCAGGAAAAGCTGGTGGCCAAGCAGAAGGAGCTGGAGAAGATGGCGGAGCAGCTCAAGAGCCCCGGCCTCTCCGATGAAGGCCGGGCGAAGCTGCAGCGCGATCTACAGGATGGCGAAGTGGCCTTCAAGCGCGCCCAGGAGGACAGCCAGAAGGAATTCAACAAGGAAAGCGACAAGATCTATGGCCAGTTCCAGACCGAGGTTGGCCCGATCGTCGAAGCAGTCTCCAGGGAACGCAAACTCCAGGTGGTCTTCCAGTACACCCGCCAGAACGCGGGCATGTTCGCCTTCACCGATGAAAAGTGGGCCGTCGAATTCACCGATGAAATCGCCAAGCGCTACGATGCCAAGTTCGAAGGGAAATCCGCCGCGCCGCAGGGCGATGCGGCCAAGCCGGCCGCCAAGCCCGCCGGACCCAAAAAGAACGGATAGGAACCAGCCCGCTACCTCTTTCCGGTAGATCCATAACCGCCAGCGCCGCGATGGGTGTCCCCCAGGGCGGCGCTGGCCGTTTCAAGGCTCCATTCGCAGGCCGCCACCGGGGCGATCAACAACTGGGCGATGCGTTCCCCCCGGCGCAATTCGAAAGCTTCCTGGCCGTGGTTCACCAGCACGACGGCCACCTCGCCGCGGTAGTCGGCATCGATGGTGCCCGGCGCGTTCAGCACGGTCACGCCATGGCGCAAAGCCAAGCCTGAGCGCGGTCTCACCTGGCCTTCGAATCCTGGTGGGATGGCCATCACGAGGCCCGTGGGCACAAGCCGCCGTTGGCCCGGCTCGAGGCTCCAGGTTTCGGCTTCAGGAATCGCCGCCCGCAGATCCATCCCCGCGGCGAAGGGGGTCGCGTAAGCCGGCAGTTCCAGGCCTGCCGCATGGGGAAGCTGATGGATGGGAATTTTCATTGGATCACTCGAACACGACCGTTCTGTTTCCATAATTCAGGACGCGGTGCTGCAGGTGGAGACGCACGGCCCGGGCCAGGACCATGCGTTCCAGATCGCGGCCCTTGCGGATGAGGTCCTCCACTGTGTCCCGGTGGCTCACGCGGGTGATCTCCTGCTCGATGATGGGGCCCGCATCCAGTTCCGGCGTCACGTAGTGGGCCGTGGCGCCGATGACCTTGACGCCCCGGGCATGGGCCTGGTGGTAAGGCTGGGCCCCGGCGAAGGCCGGCAGGAAGCTGTGGTGGATGTTCATGACCGCCGGAAAGGACCGCAGGAAATCATCGCTCAGCACCTGCATGTATTTCGCCAGCACCACCAGATCCACGCGGTGCTGCGCCATCAGGGCCAGCGAACGCGCCTCGGCGTCCGCTTTCGACCCAGGTGTCGCAGGCACGTGCTGGAAGGTTATTCCGAACTGTTCCGCGGTGGTCCGCAGATCCTCATGGTTGCTCAGGATGACGGGGATCTCGGCCTTCAGCTCTCCGGCCCGGTGGCGCCACAGCAAGTCCAAGAGGCAGTGGTCCTGGCGGCTGCACCAGATGGAGATCCGCGGCACCTCATCGCTGAAATGAAGCTGCCAGGGCCTCCCTTCTGGTCCGCCCATGGGGTCCGCCACCTCTGCGAGCGCAGCGGGGAGCTCGGCCTTCGGGAGCGCGAATCCTTCCATTTCCCATTCGATGCGCCCGAGGAAGCGGTCCACCGAAAAATCCGTGTGGTGGTCCGAATCCAGGATGTTCCCGCCGTGCTGGAACACGAAGTTCGAGAGGCGGGCGACAATGCCCTTCTGGTCGGGGCAAGAGATCAGGAGCGTCGCGGTCTGCTTCGGGTTCATCACTTCACCAGCTGGCCGCAGGCGGCGCTGACATCCCGGCCCCGGGACCGGCGCACGGTGACAAAACAACCGTGCTTTTTCAGCCGGTCCGAGAAGGCCTGGATGCGGGCTTCGGCGGGTTCGCGGAAATCGCTCGCGCCATGCTCGTTCATGGGAATCAAATTGAGGTTATGCCCGCGGCTCATGGCTCCAAGCCAGGCCACCAGGCGGTCCGCATCCTCGTCCGTGTCGTTCTCACCCGCCAGCAGCACGTACTCGAACGTGAATTTCTCGTTGGACCGGAGGCCCCAGGCGTCCAGGGCCGAGCGCAGCCGCCCCAGGTTCCACACCTTGTTCACCGGCATGGTGCGGCTGCGGGCTTCGTCGCTGCTGGCATTCAAGCTCAGGGCCAGCAATGGCCGCGGTTTCAGCCGGGCCAATTTCTCGATGCCGCTCACCAGGCCCGAGGTGCTCACGGTGATGCGGCGCGCGGGGATGCAGAGGCCCGAGCGGTGGGTGAGCACGCGGATGGCCCGATGCACATGGTCGAGGTTGTGCAGGGGTTCGCCCATGCCCATGAACACAAGGGTGAGCCTCGATGAGGTTCCGGGGCCCAGGGCCGACATCGCCGAAAGCACTTGGCCCACGATCTCGCCGGCGCTCAGGTTGCGCTGGATGCCCATGGCGCCCGTGGCGCAAAAGGTGCAGCCCATGGCGCAGCCCACCTGGCTGCTGATGCACATGGTGACCCGCGCATTTTTCACGACCCGGGGCATGTGGACGGTTTCGATGCGGCGGCCGTCGGAAAGCCGCAGGGCCAGCTTCCGGGTGCCATCGGAGGACCCGATGGATTCCTCGATCCTCGGCAGGCTCAGGTCCGCGACGGATTCCAGGAAGGCGAGATTCGCCTTGCCGAATTGCGGCGCGCCGCCGGTCCAGGTCCAGGGCCGCTGCAACAGCGAGAAGAGATGGTCCGCGTTGTTGGGGCAGCCGAGGGCCTTCAAATCCTCCGGCAGCAGCCCGAACGCCGAAGGACGCCCCGCCTTTTCAGGGGCCGGGGCGTCCCAGGGCATCGTGGCTCTCAGGTCCATGGGGTCGCGGCTTACTTGATGCCCAGCAATTCCACCTCGAAGCAGAGGGTCGCGTTGGGGGGGATGACGCCGCCGGCGCCGCGGCTGCCATAGCCCAGGACGCTCGGGATGATGAGCGTGCGTTTGCCGCCCACCTTCATGCTCAGCACGCCCTCGTCCCAGCCCTTGATGACCTGGCCCACGCCGATGGTGAATTCAAAGGGCTGCCCGCGGTCCACGGAGGAATCGAATTTGGCGCCCTTGGCTTTTCCATCCCACAGCCAGCCGGTGTAATGCATGACGCAGGTCTTGCCTTTCATGGGCGAGGCGCCGCTGCCTTCGACGGTGTCCAGGTACTGCAAGCCGCTTGCGGTGGTGATCATCTTTTTCTCCTTGGTGGGGGCGGTGGTTTTCTGGCCCTTGTCGGCCTTGGGGCCATCCGCGGTCGAAGCGCCGAGGTTGAGGGCCATCGTGGCGGCCAGTAAGGTGCGAAACAGCATGGGAACTCCTGTCAGGGTTAGGGGCCGTTACAAATTCACCGGTGCAGTTCTGGTGGGTTTGCTGCGGCCCCTTATGCCGGTCCACCATGTAAATGACCTAGTCATTTCCCCGCAACGGCTTAAGCCTCCAGTGTACCTTGCGGCAGGCGAAGCGGAGATCTGGAATGACTCTGCCCAGGCCCCTGGCCTCGCGTTTCGAGATGCTAGGGTGGATGCATGATTCCATCCAATGCATCCGCTTTCCGCCTCCGCGTGGCGGTGCTCCTGGCCTTCACTGGGGGCGTGGTCGCCTTGGCGCTTTTCCTCCCGCGCATTCCACAGCCAGAGGCCTACCATGCGTTCGCCGATCAGCGGATGATGCTCGGCATTCCGAATTTCTGGAACGTGGTCTCCAATGCGGCGTTCCTACCGGTCGGGCTCGCGGCGCTCTGGGTGATGTTCCAGCGTCCGGGACCGCGGTTCCGCGCCCCATTCGAGCGATGGGCCTACATCGTCGCTTTCTCCGGGACCTTGCTGGTGGGGGTGGGATCCGGCTACTACCACCTGCATCCGGACAACCACACCTTGTTCTGGGACCGCCTGCCCATGACGCTCGTGTTCATGGCGCTGTTGTCGGCGGTGGTGGCGGAGCGCATCCACGCGAAGGTGGGCGCGCTGCTGTTGATGCCCTTCCTGCTGCTGGGGGTCCTGAGCGCGGAAGTCTGGCGCCGGGGGGAACTCACGGGAGTCGGCGATCTGCGCTTCTACCTGCTGGTGCAATTCCATCCGCTGCTCGCCATCCCGCTGATGATGGCGCTCTTTCCGCCGCGCTACACGCGCACCAGGGACATGGCCTGGCTGGTGGCCTGGTACGCGGTGGCCAAGGCATTGGAACAATGGGATGCCGCCGTGTTCCAAGCCACGGGCGGCCTCATGTCCGGACACGCGCTCAAGCATGTGGCTGCGGCCCTGGCCGTGGCGGCCTTGGCGGGGATGGTGGCGCGCCGGGAACCGCTCGCCTCGGATTGAATCCCTTCTGCTCAGCTCGCGTTCGGGTGGCGTTCCAGCATCAGGCGCAGTTGGGGGTTGCGCCGGACCGCATCCTGGCGCCGGAGGTGGACGATGAGCTGTGGCGGCGCGGCGCTCCAGCGGGCGATGTTCTGGATCAGGAGGGTCGAGACATACGTGCGGCGGCAGAGCAGTGCGGTCGTCTTTCCATCGACCGTCAGGCCCGCGAGCTGGGCCAGGCACCGCCCTTCGGTGCCGAAGATCAGCTCCACCCGCTCCTCGGCCGTCCGCTGGAGGAAACTCGCGCGCAGGACTTCCCGCGCCAGGCGGCGCGTCTGTTCCGGGGCATCATGCGAAACGGACACCAGGTACTGCTCTGCGAGCCGCCGCGGGGACCAGAGGCGCCGGAATACGGTTCCCGGCAGTTGCGGGTTTTGAAGGAGCCCGCGGCGCACGCCCACATCGTTGGCGTAGGGCGCGCGGGACGCCACGGCCTCGAGCCCGGTGGATGTCCGGTGGTGCGTTGCGATGAGCCGGGCCTGCGCCAATCCGGCGGCTGGATTTTCCAGGATCGCCTGGATGACTTTCGGCATCGGGTCGAAGCAGTAGGCGCTGAGCTCCGGTTCCAGGGCCTGCTGCGCAGAAGCCGCCCGTTCATCCACCGGGTGGCGGTGGAGGGACCGTTCGTACAATTGCCTGTGGGTGGCCGTTTCAGCCGCCTCGGCATTGGACTGTTCTGTGGCAGGCGGTTCGTCCACCCAAGACGGTTCCGGCCCGGCGGGTGGCGGGTCCGCCACGTCAGGAGGAAGGCCGGGATCCTCCGGAGCGCGGGCATCGCGGCCCTCCGCATCCACAGCGCCCATCGCGACCAGTTCCGCCAGGAGCGACTCCATGCGCGGGATAGGCAGCCGCATGGCCTCGGCCAAGGCCGCGACGTTGTCGGTGCCATCGAGTTGCGAAAGGAGGATCCGCTGCAGCGCATCGAGCGGGAGCGTGGATGGGTCCAGATCGGCTCTTGGCGCGGGTTTCCAGCTCATGGGGCGGCCATGGTCAAGCCACCAGGTCCTTTGCCCTGATTTCGAAGCCGCGCTTGGTTCCCAGGGCCGCCAGGCCGAGCGTGGAGGGGTCCAGCCATTCTCGGGCCACGCGCTGCACCTGCGCGCAAGTGACCCCGTCGATCTCGGCGAGCTGCTGGTCGATGGTGCGGACTTCGCCCTGCTGCAGGGATTGGTTCGCAAGGCTGAACATGCGGCTGTTGCTGCTCTCCAGGCTGAAGACCAGGCTGGTGCGGGATTGCAGCTTGGCGCGCTCGAGTTCGTCCGCGCTGACGCCGGCGTCGATGATCCGGGCGCATTCGGCCATGGCGCGCCGGGCCACTTCCCGGGCCAGTTTCGGGGCGCATCCGACCGATATCTGGAGGGCGCCCGTGTCGGCGTAGTGGGTCAGGTAGGATCCCACGGAATAGCAGAGGCCGTGGCGCTCCCGCAGCTCCATGAAGAGCCGCGAGGACATGCCGCCGCCGAGCACGTAGCCGAGCAGCCCCGCCGCCACGCGGTCGGGGTGGCGATGGGGCGGGGCGGGGAAGCCCATGACGAGGCTCGTCTGCTGCAAGGCCTCGCGGTTCTCGTTCAACAGGAAAGGGGAAATGCGATGGGCCGCTGGCTGGATCGCGGAGTGTCCCTTCGGCAGCTTGTCCAGGACTGGCCGCAGCAGGTCCATGAACCGCTCCGGATCGATGGCGCCCGCGGCGGTGACGAGCAGGTTCGGCGCGGTGTAGGTCTTCGAGAAGAAAGCCTGGGATTCCCGGGCGCCGTAGGACCCGACCTGCTCCCGCCGGCCCAGGATGGGATGGGCCAGGGGACCGCCTTCCCAGAATTTCCCGTAGAAGATCTCGGTCACCCAGTCATCCGGCTGGTCCTCGCTCTGGGCGATCTCTTCCAGGATCACATCCCGTTCCCGCGCCAGTTCCTCGCCGTTGAAGATGGGCGTCGTCACCAGCTCCCCCAGCAGCGCCACCAGGTCCGGCAACTGGTCGGCCAGGACCTTGCCGTAGAAGCAGGCCACCTCCTTGCCCGTGAAGGCATCCACGCTGCCGCCCAGCCGGTCCGTGGCGGCGGACATGGATTCGGGATCCGGAAAGCGCTCGGTTCCCTTGAACACCGTGTGTTCGATGAAATGGGCCAGGCCTTCTTCATGCAAAGCTTCGTGGCAGCTCCCGCGCCGCACCCAGAACCCCACAGCGCAACTCCGCACATGCGGGATGGGCTCCACGAGTATTTCGGTGCCCAGGGGCGTGAGGTGGCGATAGAGAGCGTCGGCTGCGGGCATCCATCCATTCTACTGGACAAGCCATTGGGAGAATCCGCTCAGCCCTCGGATTCGCTTCCCGCGAGGCCCAGCGCCGTAGCCTGGAGCTTCCAGCCGCAGAGCGCCCAGCAGGCGAGGCCGAAGCCCATCAAGATGAGGATGGAGAGGCCCACGGGCGTGGTGATCTGCTCCTGGGCCAGCAACTGGCTGGCGGCCACATCGCTGGAGCGCGTGCCGGCGATGCTTTCGATGTAGTGGACGAAGGTGATGCGCTGCAGATTGCCCGGAAAGATGCGCACCAGCGGATCCCAGATGAACAGGTACAGCGCTCCCCACAGCGTGCCGCGCTTGAAGACCAGGCCCAGCAGGCTCATGAAGGCGAGGATCGCCCAGTAGGCGAAGACCATCGCCGCGGCCTGGTAGAGGAAAGCTTCGGGGTTGGAACCCAGGCCGAGCAGGCCCGCGCAGGCCGCCACCAGCCAGATGGCGCCCCAGCCGAACCACAGCAGGCCTTTGCCGAAAGGGAGCATCCAGACGGTGGAAGGCCGCGCCAGCATCAAGGGAATCGTCCGCTGCTCGATGTCCTCGCGGATGCCCGCGGGCGCGGCCACCAGCGCCATGATGGGCAGCATGAATTTGGCCAGCACGCCATGGAAGGCCATCAGGTAGAGGGCCGGGGGGATGTGCTCGCCTTGGATCCGCAGCAGGGCCGTGAGCGCGAGGCTGAGCAGGATAGGCACCACCGGAATGGCGGCCAGGACCCAGCCGCGCACCTGGAACACCCGGGGCAGGTAGCCCCGGGCGACGGCCTGCATGGTTTGAATGGGGGAGGGGATCACACGGGTGGACATCAGGCGTTGTCCTTCGTCAGGTACTGGAACACCGCGTCCAGGTTGAGATCCAGCGGGTCGAGGGCGCTCAGGGGAAGCTGGCCGGCGGCGATGGCGTCCTGCAGCTTCGGAAGGAAATCCCGGGGATTCCGCACCGCGAGGATCGCGGAGCTTTCTTCCAGGCGCAGCGCCACCAGCTCGCCCTGTTCGACGGCCCATCGGGACACCTGGCGGACGTCCTGGGAGGCCAGGCGCAATTCGACGGGGTGGCGGTCCAGCAGCTCGCGGATCTCCGGGACCGAACCCTCCGCCAGCAGCCGCCCCCGGAACAGCAGCAGGATGCGCTCCGTGAGCTGCGCCACTTCGCCCAGGATGTGGCTGCTGACGAGGATGCGTTTGCCCGCCGAGGCGAGGTTCCGCATCAGGTCCATCAGGTTGAGCCGCGCTTCGGGATCCATGCCGTTGAAGGGTTCATCGAGGATCAGCAGATCCGGATCGTGGAGCAGGGCCTGGGCTACGCGGATGCGCTGCCGCATTCCTTTCGACATGCTTGAAAATCCAAGCTGGGCACGGGTCTCCATGCCCACCGCCACAAGGCTGCGCTGGATGGCGGCATCCAAATCCGCACCCGACATGCCCGACAGTTCGCCCATCATGCGGAGCCACCGGGTGCCGTTCAGGCCCACCGGGAAGCGGTCTCCTTCGGGCACCAGGCCGATGCGGACGAGCACCGCCGGATTGCGGAAGGGCGCCTGGCTGAAGATGCTCACCTCTCCGCCGGATGGGGGAAGGAGCCCTGCGAGCAACTGGATGAGCGACGATTTGCCCGCGCCGTTGGGCCCCAGGAGGCCCGTGATGCCGCCGCCCTCGGGCAATTCAAAGCTGGTGGGCGAAAGGCCCAGGATGTCGCCGTAGCGGAGCGACGCGCGTTCGAGCCGGATCATAGGACCGCCTCCGAAGGCTTGGTCCGCTTCACGGCGATCCAGGTCCAGAACGCGATGTGGAGGATCGTGCCCGCAAGGGTGGGAGCCCATTTCAGAAGCGGCTCGCCCACGTTGAAGATGAGCTGAGGCCAGGCTTGGACCAGCGCGTAGGGGCTCATGGCCATCCATTGCTTGCTTTGCAGGGCGCCGGTGAAGATTCCGCCGATGGCCGAGGTTCCCAGCACGATGCCCAGCACCCAGCCGAAACTCGCCCGGGGCGATCCTGCCATGGCCGAGGCGCCCAAGGTCACCGCCGCCATGAGCAGGGCGATGATGATCGCCGCAGGCAACAAGTAAAGCGGCGCCGAAACCCAGATGGGGCCTGCCTTCCCGGCCATGGCCAGGGAAAGGCCCCAGGGCAGGAGCACGAAGGGCAGCATCACCGCCATGGGGATGATGAAGGCCGAGAGCGCCTTGGCGGTGATGTAGTCCTGGGGCCGCACGGGATGCGCATAGACGAGGGGCCGGATGCGGTAGAGCGAATCGCGCGAGATGATGCCGCCCACCATGAAGGCCATCATGAACCACAGGGGAACGAGCATCCACCAGTCGATGAGTCCCGCCTGGTAGTCGGCGCCCTGGGTCATGATCTTGTTCGCGAATTCTTTCAATCCGCCCAGTCCGGGCGAGGTATTGATGAGGTATTTCACGTAGAGGACGATGAGTTCGATGAGCAGGATCGCAAGGAAGATGAACCCGAAGATGAAGAAGCCGACCTTGCGCTTGACCACGCGCCTGAGATCGAATTTCGCGAGCACTTGAATGGGATGGCTGCCTTCGGAAAGCTCGGGCCGCGGCGGCAGGGAAGGGGCGTAAATGGGCATCAGTGGCTCCCCACGGTCTCGCCGATGTTGCCTCGCAACGCCCGGATGAGCACCTCGTCCAGGCGGTCGTGGCGCGGCGTGAGCTGCACCAGCACGGCGCCGATGCCTTTGGCGAACTGGAAGGGCAGCACGGGATCCGCCGTGGCCAGCTCCACATCGTAGATGCCGTTGCGGTGCTCCAGTACCGTGCCAAGCTCCGCCAGTTTTTCTTCCTGCTTTTCGTTGAGGGGATCCAGAAACCTCAATTCGAAGCGCTTGGCCAGCATCTTCCGCAGGCCCGCCATGGACCCCGCCGCCTTGACTTCGCCCTTGTCGAGGATGACGAGCTGGTCGGACACCCGTTCCACGTCTTCCAGCAGGTGCGACGCCATGATGACCGAGGTGCCCAGCTCTGCGTGGACCTTCAACACCAGGTCCAGCATGCGTTTCCGGCCGTCGGGATCCAGGCCGTTGGTGGGCTCGTCCAGGAACACCAGTTCCGGCGAGTGGACCAGCGCCTGGGCCAGCTTCACGCGCTGGCGCATGCCCGTGGAATAACCGCTTACGGGCCGGTAGCGGGCTTCGTCGAGGGCCACGAAATAGAGCACCTCATGGGCGCGGTCCCGGGCCTGCTCGGCCGTGAGGCCCGACAGCTCGCCCCAGAACGAAACCTGTTCGTAGGCTGATGTGTCTTCGATGAGCGCGTCGTATTCCGGCATGTAGCCGATGCGGCCCCGCAGCTTCGCGGCTTCGTGGGTGCCCAGCGGAATGCCCAGCACATGGCCGCCCCCCGCGCTGGGGGTCAGCAGCCCCAGCAGGGTTTTCAGCAGGGTGGATTTGCCCGAGCCATTGGGCCCCAGCAGACCCACGATGCCATCTTCCAGGGTGAGACTCAGACCCTTCAGCGCAATGGTGGGGCCGTACCGTACCTCAAGACTTTCAAATGAAATCAAGGCGGCTCTCCTGGAAAGTGCGGGTAGGTCGGTTACGAGGTGATGATGATATCGGTTTACGGGGC encodes:
- a CDS encoding ceramidase domain-containing protein; its protein translation is MIPSNASAFRLRVAVLLAFTGGVVALALFLPRIPQPEAYHAFADQRMMLGIPNFWNVVSNAAFLPVGLAALWVMFQRPGPRFRAPFERWAYIVAFSGTLLVGVGSGYYHLHPDNHTLFWDRLPMTLVFMALLSAVVAERIHAKVGALLLMPFLLLGVLSAEVWRRGELTGVGDLRFYLLVQFHPLLAIPLMMALFPPRYTRTRDMAWLVAWYAVAKALEQWDAAVFQATGGLMSGHALKHVAAALAVAALAGMVARREPLASD
- a CDS encoding insulinase family protein, with protein sequence MPAADALYRHLTPLGTEILVEPIPHVRSCAVGFWVRRGSCHEALHEEGLAHFIEHTVFKGTERFPDPESMSAATDRLGGSVDAFTGKEVACFYGKVLADQLPDLVALLGELVTTPIFNGEELARERDVILEEIAQSEDQPDDWVTEIFYGKFWEGGPLAHPILGRREQVGSYGARESQAFFSKTYTAPNLLVTAAGAIDPERFMDLLRPVLDKLPKGHSAIQPAAHRISPFLLNENREALQQTSLVMGFPAPPHRHPDRVAAGLLGYVLGGGMSSRLFMELRERHGLCYSVGSYLTHYADTGALQISVGCAPKLAREVARRAMAECARIIDAGVSADELERAKLQSRTSLVFSLESSNSRMFSLANQSLQQGEVRTIDQQLAEIDGVTCAQVQRVAREWLDPSTLGLAALGTKRGFEIRAKDLVA
- a CDS encoding ABC transporter ATP-binding protein → MIRLERASLRYGDILGLSPTSFELPEGGGITGLLGPNGAGKSSLIQLLAGLLPPSGGEVSIFSQAPFRNPAVLVRIGLVPEGDRFPVGLNGTRWLRMMGELSGMSGADLDAAIQRSLVAVGMETRAQLGFSSMSKGMRQRIRVAQALLHDPDLLILDEPFNGMDPEARLNLMDLMRNLASAGKRILVSSHILGEVAQLTERILLLFRGRLLAEGSVPEIRELLDRHPVELRLASQDVRQVSRWAVEQGELVALRLEESSAILAVRNPRDFLPKLQDAIAAGQLPLSALDPLDLNLDAVFQYLTKDNA
- a CDS encoding ABC transporter ATP-binding protein — its product is MISFESLEVRYGPTIALKGLSLTLEDGIVGLLGPNGSGKSTLLKTLLGLLTPSAGGGHVLGIPLGTHEAAKLRGRIGYMPEYDALIEDTSAYEQVSFWGELSGLTAEQARDRAHEVLYFVALDEARYRPVSGYSTGMRQRVKLAQALVHSPELVFLDEPTNGLDPDGRKRMLDLVLKVHAELGTSVIMASHLLEDVERVSDQLVILDKGEVKAAGSMAGLRKMLAKRFELRFLDPLNEKQEEKLAELGTVLEHRNGIYDVELATADPVLPFQFAKGIGAVLVQLTPRHDRLDEVLIRALRGNIGETVGSH